In one Saccharomyces eubayanus strain FM1318 chromosome VI, whole genome shotgun sequence genomic region, the following are encoded:
- the IRC5 gene encoding putative ATPase gives MTDSAMSRQLGPTIPMTAVEDVVGARMAARTRKINGDINYKEKEVYDLTADTLDSDDDDDDKDGDVKDDAPVWLQDDVHSDEDIELDSEDDADTEAVQAQVVDKLAKDTKLEEDASDDEVSELDTKTVSLKLKKLNEFVRQSQVYSSIIADTLLQRSNEVVQSNAKSEEHSAKKRKTKKKSITDFFKKQKNPEAAVVPDNAPDDMAIKQPHLLKNCTLKPYQLEGLNWLITLYENGLNGILADEMGLGKTVQSIALLAFIYEMDTKGPFLVTAPLSTLDNWMNEFGKFAPDLPVLKYYGANGYKERSTKLKNFFKQNGGTGIIITSYEIILRDTDLIMSQNWKFLIVDEGHRLKNVNCRLIKELKKINTSNRLLLTGTPLQNNLTELWSLLNFIMPDIFADFEIFNKWFDFDSLNLGSGANSEALNKLINDELQKNLISNLHTILKPFLLRRLKKVVLANILPPKREYIINCSMTPAQKKFYKAGLNGKLKRTMFKELIKEFFTLNDEYIGHISNKSIRDFIDYKLSVSIDSSTKSGINSTVLQMDKLYKEHLQVEVSNKKLQNMMMQLRQIIDSTYLFYFPYLHPEDLSLENLLKTSGKLQVLQILIPPLISKGHKVLIYSQFVNMLDLLEDWCELNFFETFRIDGSVNNETRKAQLEKFNNSNDKHNIFLLSTRAAGLGINLVGADTVVLFDSDWNPQVDLQAMDRCHRIGQETPVIVYRLCCDNTIEHVILTRAANKRNLERMVIQMGKFNNLKRLALNEGSFLKTNKPGANVTNKDLVQELSMLLLSDDSSIGFRNRRKGGNNAAEGQLTDEEVKELTDRSLEAYKSNRAVNLPHVRLFETTSGL, from the coding sequence ATGACGGACTCGGCGATGAGTAGACAACTGGGGCCAACGATACCAATGACTGCTGTCGAAGATGTGGTGGGGGCCAGAATGGCTGCAAGGACCAGGAAAATTAATGGCGACATCAACtataaagagaaagaagtgTACGATTTGACTGCTGACACGTTAGATTctgacgatgacgatgacgataaAGATGGCGATGTCAAGGATGATGCTCCCGTGTGGTTGCAAGATGATGTGCATTCCGACGAAGATATTGAGCTGGACTCAGAGGACGATGCCGACACAGAGGCTGTGCAGGCTCAGGTGGTGGATAAGTTGGCTAAAGATACgaaattggaagaagacgcttcagatgatgaagtcTCTGAATTGGACACTAAGACTGTTTCATTGAAACTAAAGAAACTGAACGAGTTCGTGAGGCAGAGCCAAGTATATTCCAGCATTATTGCAGACACGTTGCTGCAAAGATCTAACGAGGTGGTTCAATCTAATGCTAAGAGCGAAGAGCATTCTGCAAAGAAACGtaaaactaaaaagaaatccATAACCgatttctttaaaaagcagaaaaatCCCGAGGCAGCCGTCGTCCCAGATAATGCACCGGATGATATGGCTATAAAGCAGCCTcaccttttgaaaaactgtACTTTGAAGCCGTACCAATTAGAAGGCCTTAATTGGCTGATTACTCTTTACGAAAACGGGCTCAATGGGATTCTTGCTGACGAAATGGGCCTAGGTAAGACTGTTCAAAGTATTGCTCTCTTGGCATTTATATACGAAATGGATACAAAGGGTCCCTTTTTGGTGACTGCTCCCTTGAGCACGCTAGATAATTGGATGAACGAGTTTGGGAAATTCGCGCCTGATTTACCAGTCTTGAAATATTATGGAGCCAATGGCTACAAGGAGCGTTCCACcaaattaaagaatttctttaaaCAAAACGGCGGGACTGGTATCATTATCACCTCATATGAGATTATTCTAAGAGATACTGATTTGATCATGAGtcaaaattggaaattctTAATCGTCGATGAAGGTCATCGTTTGAAAAACGTAAACTGTAGATTGATtaaagaactgaaaaaaatcaatacTTCCAATAGACTACTATTAACAGGGACGCCTTTGCAGAATAACTTGACTGAACTGTGGTCACTTTTAAATTTCATAATGCCTGACATATTTgctgattttgaaatcttcaacaaatggtttgattttgatagTTTGAACTTGGGATCTGGCGCCAATTCTGAAGCACTTAATAAGCTAATCAATGatgaattacaaaaaaatttgatttccaaTTTGCACACCATCCTAAAACCATTTCTCTTGAGGAGATTGAAGAAAGTTGTCTTGGCAAATATCCTACCGCCAAAGAGAGAATATATCATAAACTGTTCAATGACACCGgcacaaaagaaattttacaaaGCTGGTCTAAATGGGAAATTAAAGAGAACCATGTTTAAGGAATTGatcaaagaatttttcactttaaATGATGAATATATCGGTCATATTTCTAATAAGTCCATAAGAGATTTTATAGACTATAAATTATCCGTCAGTATAGATTCAAGTACAAAAAGTGGAATCAACTCGACTGTGTTACAAATGGATAAGTTATACAAGGAGCACTTACAAGTGGAGGTTtcgaataaaaaattacaaaacaTGATGATGCAACTAAGACAAATCATTGATTCTAcgtatttgttttattttccgTATTTGCATCCTGAGGATTTAAGTTTGGaaaatcttttaaaaaCATCAGGAAAATTACAAGTTCTGCAAATATTGATCCCACCATTAATATCCAAGGGACATAAAGTCCTCATTTATTCTCAATTCGTCAATATGCTTGATTTGCTCGAAGATTGGTGCGAGctaaatttctttgaaacaTTTCGAATCGACGGTTCAGTGAATAATGAGACGAGAAAAGCTCAACTAGAGAAATTCAATAACTCTAACGATAAGCACAATATCTTTCTGTTATCCACAAGAGCCGCAGGGCTGGGTATCAACCTAGTCGGAGCGGACACggttgttttgtttgacAGTGATTGGAACCCACAGGTGGACTTACAAGCCATGGACCGATGCCATCGTATTGGCCAAGAAACACCAGTAATAGTGTACAGATTATGCTGTGATAATACGATTGAACATGTCATATTAACTAGAGCGGCTAATAAGCggaatttggaaagaatgGTTATTCAGATGGGAAAATTTAACAACTTGAAAAGATTGGCACTAAATGAAGgctcatttttgaaaacaaataagCCAGGGGCGAACGTTACTAACAAAGATTTAGTTCAAGAACTGTCTATGCTGTTATTGAGTGACGACTCCAGTATCGGATTTCGAAATAGGAGGAAAGGGGGAAACAATGCCGCTGAGGGCCAGCTGACCGATGAGGAGGTCAAGGAATTAACTGACAGATCACTCGAGGCATACAAGTCTAATAGGGCAGTGAACTTACCTCACGTCAGACTATTCGAAACCACCTCAGGGCTTTAG
- the OSW7 gene encoding Osw7p, whose product MKAIFKVLTALVACMVMIRYLICQQSGLAHSDMDLKPICQYTGFSVNSLLQHRMLEGSPVADYLVEKYSQSIRPFIKTYPDSVLGKMTGRLYCVWLKISSFLKLNELCCTLHSKLGPLLNHLRIAWYYLKPYTDNVKNVLESPFNSSTNWMRHGSFSVNGTHAKPIFETDSETEEEEDDEDADGVEHADNEEDEDEYELEEEYYDRGNSQVVTAAILQDMSRIIVGSDSYTDLETLEPEALKMEYEAWIKAVDSKVSSAITLLDSEIHSMFEAQALNKSMDVASRLDDLNRTFSEQLVFLDSKIKDINCTSKFDPVQNKIKYFDRSGRFELETYVTKSSITSILKNYKLHLSNFEESLFHTLDSFLSEMAKQAELIRLENVEVYEEWADVMISQWSQRMAYLDIRSLHLKNQYDPEYIDKNHSNWQDFMKLKKKVISERNHLIEHDLDMKLILESISDFKTDFQSIKEDIQAIFLQRMNTADALFKSRELKEQQEEEFVRQER is encoded by the coding sequence ATGAAGGCCATTTTTAAAGTGTTGACTGCTTTGGTAGCTTGCATGGTCATGATAAGGTACCTAATTTGCCAGCAGAGTGGGCTAGCACACTCAGATATGGACTTGAAGCCTATCTGCCAGTACACCGGGTTTTCGGTAAACTCATTGCTTCAGCATCGGATGCTGGAGGGCTCGCCGGTAGCCGATTACCTGGTAGAGAAGTACTCGCAATCGATAAGACCTTTCATAAAGACATACCCTGACTCAGTGCTGGGAAAGATGACGGGTCGTCTCTACTGCGTGTGGCTCaagatttcttcttttttgaagctGAACGAACTATGCTGTACATTGCATTCTAAATTAGGGCCCTTGTTGAACCACCTGAGGATCGCCTGGTATTATCTGAAACCGTATACCGATAATGTAAAAAACGTGCTAGAAAGCCCATTCAACTCTTCCACGAACTGGATGAGACACGGGTCCTTCAGCGTCAATGGTACACACGCCAAGCCTATTTTTGAGACAGATTCagaaactgaagaagaagaggatgatgaagatgctgATGGTGTGGAGCATGCTGATAATGAGGAGGACGAGGACGAGTATGAGCTTGAGGAAGAGTATTACGACCGCGGGAACTCACAAGTTGTCACGGCAGCCATTTTGCAAGATATGTCGAGGATTATCGTGGGTTCCGACAGCTACACAGATTTGGAAACGCTCGAACCAGAAGCACTAAAGATGGAATATGAAGCATGGATCAAAGCTGTCGACTCGAAAGTATCCAGCGCAATAACTCTCTTAGATTCAGAAATACATTCCATGTTCGAAGCTCAAGCACTGAACAAATCTATGGATGTTGCCAGCAGGCTGGATGACCTAAACAGAACTTTTAGTGAACAACTGGTATTCCTGGATTCAAAGATTAAAGACATCAATTGTACGTCCAAATTCGATCCCGTACAGAATAAGATAAAGTATTTTGACAGATCGGGTCGGTTTGAATTGGAAACATATGTCACCAAATCATCAATTACATCGATActgaaaaactacaaatTGCATCTGTCCAATTTTGAGGAATCGCTCTTTCATACATTAGATTCCTTTCTTTCTGAAATGGCTAAACAGGCGGAATTAATTCGCCTCGAAAATGTCGAAGTTTATGAAGAATGGGCAGATGTAATGATAAGTCAATGGTCACAAAGAATGGCATACTTGGACATAAGAAGTCTACACTTGAAGAACCAGTACGATCCTGAGTATATTGACAAAAATCATTCCAACTGGCAAGACTTcatgaaattgaagaaaaaagtcatTTCGGAGAGAAACCACTTGATCGAACATGATCTTGATATGAAGTTGATACTTGAATCTATATCAGATTTCAAAACCGATTTCCAGAGCATAAAGGAGGATATCCAAGCCatatttttacaaagaatGAACACAGCGGATGCTTTATTCAAGAGCCGTGAActaaaagaacaacaggAAGAGGAATTCGTACGGCAAGAACGTTAG
- the CDC26 gene encoding anaphase promoting complex subunit CDC26 — MIRRAPTTLQLSQDDVSSLVDDLNEQKLKQQLNIEKMKFFQSKNSNSLRSNTDVQDVSQNVVDDDDDNDDDDDDMASCNDKTASVAHNRILSSLHLSTDNNTAHETSNTNDNPFYIREE; from the coding sequence ATGATCAGAAGGGCCCCCACTACTCTGCAGCTCAGCCAGGACGATGTGTCTTCCCTGGTCGATGATCTCAACGAGCAGAAACTCAAACAACAACTAAATATCGAAAAGATGAAGTTCTTCCAAAGCAAAAACAGCAACTCTCTACGCTCCAACACGGACGTCCAAGACGTATCACAGAACGTCGtcgacgacgacgatgacaacgacgacgacgacgacgataTGGCTTCTTGCAACGACAAAACGGCCTCCGTTGCACACAACAGGATCCTATCCTCTCTGCATCTGTCTACCGACAACAATACCGCCCACGAAACGTCGAACACAAACGACAACCCCTTCTACATCCGCGAGGAATAA
- the RRT5 gene encoding Rrt5p → MPCHKETSQNKNCHYNIIHTIKNQLKKQKTTLHSTAMSEQANVDTAEMITVYISNLPFSASERDLHAFLSDYGATSVLIPTQTVRRFSKKRTDKPRKPLGIAFAQFANATLASKAIQDLNGTTFQNQKLFLKLHVPYEAEPSPLPETKKSKDKKKKNGKEAPETAPDTVYCHDLPDDVTDSEIRELFQLYSPQEIWIYRSKVYKKRCIPLAPHQITAALVTLQSDKNIVDICDDVGKAAALRGKPVIVKPAFVSKIQEIKQLVKDNLTNARDPPPPAAPAAPAALVQEVQNNDAGSGGIPPPPPSSSGAPALAAA, encoded by the coding sequence ATGCCATGCCACAAAGAAACGtcacaaaataaaaactgtCATTATAACATAATCCACACAATTAAAAACCaactaaaaaaacaaaagaccACACTCCACTCCACCGCAATGTCTGAACAAGCCAACGTCGATACTGCCGAAATGATCACAGTCTACATCTCGAACCTGCCCTTCTCCGCCAGCGAGCGCGACCTGCACGCCTTTTTGAGTGACTACGGCGCCACCTCGGTGCTGATCCCCACACAGACCGTGCGCAGGTTCAGCAAGAAACGCACCGACAAGCCCCGCAAGCCCCTGGGCATTGCATTTGCCCAGTTCGCAAACGCCACCCTAGCCTCGAAGGCCATCCAAGACCTGAACGGAACCACCTTCCAGAACCAGAAACTGTTTCTGAAACTGCATGTCCCTTACGAGGCAGAACCCTCCCCGCTACCAGAGACCAAAAAGTCCaaggacaagaagaagaagaacggGAAGGAGGCCCCGGAAACTGCCCCGGACACGGTCTACTGCCACGATTTGCCTGACGACGTTACTGACAGCGAGATCCGCGAGCTGTTCCAGCTTTACTCCCCGCAGGAGATCTGGATTTACAGGTCCAAGGTGTACAAGAAGAGATGCATTCCCTTGGCGCCTCACCAGATCACCGCCGCTCTGGTCACTTTGCAATCTGACAAAAACATCGTAGACATCTGCGACGACGTGGGCAAGGCTGCTGCCCTGAGGGGCAAACCAGTGATTGTGAAGCCCGCTTTCGTCTCcaagattcaagaaatcaagCAATTGGTCAAGGACAACCTCACCAACGCACGCGACCCACCACCTCCGGCGGCACCAGCGGCACCAGCGGCACTAGTACAAGAAGTGCAAAATAACGATGCAGGTTCTGGCGGGATTCCACCACCTCccccttcttcttcgggCGCCCCCGCCCTGGCTGCTGCTTAA
- the PHO4 gene encoding phosphate-sensing transcription factor PHO4 — MSQESRRTRHAMGRTSSEGPHGFVDDLEPKSSILDKVGDFITVAKRHGEREDVDVDHDHHHHQENENDNDNDNDNDNDELALDDLDRAFELVEGMDMDWMMPSHAHHAPATTTTIKPRLLYSPLIHTQTAVPVTISPNLMATTFTSANKITKNKNNSSPYLNKRRGKPGPDSAASLFELPDSVIPTPKPKPKPKQYPKVILPSNSTRHSSCATASSSTTTSNNDGVVVASESPVIA, encoded by the coding sequence ATGAGCCAGGAGAGCAGAAGAACACGACACGCCATGGGCCGCACATCTTCTGAAGGACCACACGGGTTCGTGGACGACCTGGAGCCCAAGAGCAGCATCCTCGACAAGGTCGGGGACTTTATCACGGTCGCGAAGCGGCATGGGGAGCGCGAGGATGTGGATGTTGACCACGAccatcatcaccatcaggaaaacgaaaacgacAACGACAACGATAACGACAACGACAACGACGAGCTCGCGCTGGACGACCTGGACCGCGCGTTCGAGCTGGTCGAGGGCATGGACATGGACTGGATGATGCCCTCGCACGCGCACCACGCGCCggccaccaccaccaccatcaAGCCACGGCTGCTATACTCGCCGCTGATTCATACGCAGACTGCAGTACCCGTGACCATTTCGCCCAATCTAATGGCCACCACTTTCACTTCCGCCAACAAGATCACCAAGAATAAGAACAACAGTAGCCCGTATCTGAACAAGCGTAGAGGCAAGCCCGGACCGGACTCGGCCGCTTCGCTGTTTGAACTGCCGGACAGCGTAATTCCGACGCCGAAACCGAAACCGAAACCAAAGCAGTATCCTAAGGTGATTCTGCCGTCGAATAGCACACGACACTCGTCGTGTGCGACGGCCTCGTCGTCGACGACGACCAGCAACAACGACGGCGTGGTCGTCGCTAGCGAGTCACCAGTGATCGCA
- the RSC8 gene encoding Rsc8p, which yields MSDTEKDTDVPMVDSHEATEEPATTTVTTPSFPHLQQEQAKEESASLGVEVAHKKVNYEQEAQKLEEKALRFLAKQTHPVIIPSFASWFDISKTHEIEKRSNPDFFNDSSRFKTPKAYKDTRNFIINTYRLSPYEYLTITAVRRNVAMDVASIVKIHAFLEKWGLINYQIDPRTKPSLIGPSFTGHFQVVLDTPQGLKPFLPENVIKQKVEEEGEDEPHVKKEFPVNLSIKKNVYDSAQDFNALQDESRNSRQIHKVYICHTCGNESINVRYHNLRARDTNLCSRCFQEGHFGANFQSSDFIRLENGGTAIKKHWSDQEMLLLLEGIEMYEDQWEKIADHVGGHKRVEDCIEKFLSLPIEDSYIHEVVGSQLNNKSDHSSGASGSKLMGCVNDAVVALLQGNDKLDKVSDKSKEISQKYIQESQVIIQELVKLTMDKLENKFTKLCDLETQLELEKLKYVKESEKMLNDRLSLSKQILDVNKSLEELNVSKKLVLISEQVDSGIQLVEKDQEGGHEDGNTVTGHGVKRVGKEDEGNEAGEGDSIAQLQPQVYKPWSL from the coding sequence ATGAGCGACACAGAGAAGGATACGGACGTTCCCATGGTGGACTCGCACGAAGCGACCGAGGAACCAGCGACAACAACCGTGACAACGCCATCTTTCCCGCACCTGCAACAGGAACAGGCCAAAGAGGAGTCAGCCTCATTGGGAGTGGAAGTGGCTCATAAGAAGGTAAACTACGAGCAGGAGGCACAGAAACTTGAGGAAAAGGCTTTAAGGTTCTTGGCCAAGCAGACACATCCGGTGATTATTCCCTCGTTTGCCTCTTGGTTCGATATTTCGAAGACCCAcgagattgaaaaaaggtCCAATCCGGACTTCTTCAACGACTCATCGAGATTCAAGACGCCCAAGGCGTATAAGGACACAAGgaattttattatcaataCATATCGTCTTTCACCATACGAGTATTTGACCATTACCGCCGTGAGAAGAAATGTAGCCATGGACGTTGCCTCGATAGTGAAGATCCATGcgtttttggaaaagtggGGATTAATCAATTACCAGATTGACCCGAGGACCAAGCCTAGTCTTATCGGGCCAAGTTTTACCGGCCACTTCCAAGTGGTGCTGGACACTCCGCAAGGTTTAAAGCCGTTCTTGCCAGAAAATGTGATCAAGCAgaaagttgaagaagaaggcgaAGACGAGCCACACGTCAAGAAGGAGTTCCCCGTGAACCTTTCGATTAAAAAGAATGTTTATGATTCTGCGCAAGACTTCAATGCATTACAAGATGAGAGTAGAAACTCGAGACAGATCCATAAGGTTTACATTTGCCACACGTGTGGTAACGAATCGATCAACGTGCGCTACCACAATCTGCGTGCCCGTGACACAAATCTATGTTCTCGCTGTTTCCAAGAGGGCCACTTCGGTGCGAATTTCCAATCGTCGGATTTCATCAGATTGGAGAATGGCGGAACTGCCATCAAGAAGCACTGGTCGGACCAAGAAATGCTTTTGTTGCTAGAGGGTATTGAAATGTACGAAGATCAGTGGGAAAAGATCGCTGACCACGTGGGTGGCCACAAGCGCGTGGAGGACTGTATTGAGAAGTTTTTGAGTTTGCCAATCGAAGACAGCTATATTCACGAGGTGGTTGGCTCGCAACTAAATAACAAGAGCGACCACAGCAGTGGCGCGTCTGGGTCTAAACTGATGGGGTGTGTGAACGATGCGGTCGTTGCGTTGTTGCAAGGTAACGACAAACTGGATAAGGTTTCTGACAAGTCTAAGGAGATCTCGCAGAAGTACATTCAGGAAAGTCAGGTGATAATTCAAGAGCTGGTGAAATTGACCATGGACAAACTGGAGAACAAGTTCACGAAGCTGTGTGATCTGGAGACGCAACTGGAGCTGGAAAAGCTGAAATACGTGAAGGAGTCCGAAAAGATGCTAAACGACCGGTTATCGTTGAGCAAGCAGATCCTGGACGTGAACAAGTCGCTGGAGGAGCTGAACGTGTCGAAAAAACTGGTACTGATCTCGGAGCAAGTAGACTCAGGCATACAGCTGGTGGAGAAGGACCAGGAGGGCGGCCACGAAGACGGCAACACGGTCACGGGACATGGCGTGAAGCGTGTGGGCAAAGAGGATGAGGGCAACGAGGCGGGCGAGGGCGACTCTATTGCCCAGCTGCAGCCCCAGGTGTACAAGCCTTGGTCGTTGTAA
- the RPL29 gene encoding 60S ribosomal protein eL29 — translation MAKSKNHTAHNQTKKAHRNGIKKPKTYKYPSLKGVDPKFRRNHKHALHGTAKALAAAKK, via the coding sequence ATGGCTAAGTCTAAGAACCATACCGCTCACAACCAAACCAAGAAGGCTCACAGAAACGGTATCAAGAAGCCAAAGACCTACAAGTATCCTTCTTTGAAGGGTGTTGATCCAAAGTTTAGAAGAAACCACAAGCACGCCCTACACGGTACTGCTAAGGCCTTGGCTGCTGCCAAGAAATAA
- the QCR6 gene encoding ubiquinol--cytochrome-c reductase subunit 6, giving the protein MGVLELAGEYWEQLKETVLPVVAAAEDDDNEQHEEEGGEEKEDEDKGDEEEDEDEDEDDDEDDDEDEEAVTDQLEDLREHFKNTEEGKVLVHHYEECAERVKVQQQQPGYQDLDHKEDCVEEFFHLQHYLDTCTSPRLFDKLK; this is encoded by the coding sequence atggGCGTGTTGGAACTTGCTGGTGAATACTGGGAACAGTTGAAGGAGACCGTTTTGCCCGTCGTGGCCGCGGCTGAGGATGATGACAACGAACAGCATGAGGAAGAAGGGggagaggaaaaagaagatgaagataagggagacgaagaagaagatgaagatgaagatgaagatgacgatgaggacgacgacgaagatgagGAGGCCGTCACCGATCAATTGGAAGATCTGAGAGAACACTTCAAGAACACGGAAGAGGGAAAGGTGCTCGTACACCACTACGAAGAGTGCGCCGAGCGTGTCAAGGtacagcagcaacagccCGGCTACCAGGACCTCGACCACAAGGAGGACTGTGTGGAGGAGTTTTTCCACCTGCAGCACTACTTGGACACGTGCACATCGCCCAGACTGTTTGACAAGCTGAAGTAG